The following proteins come from a genomic window of Gimesia chilikensis:
- a CDS encoding DUF1501 domain-containing protein has product MRDLLSKLDGQGRRQFLEYAAKSALGVSVLPMFNNIVNAAPAKKKGDKTQGKGGKAKRLIYLYMAGAMTHLDTFDLKPGHKNQGETKGIKTNVAGAQISEHLPTLAENFDKMAVINSMYTETGAHGPGEYLMRTSYKEIASTRHPSMGPWIQKFNGRQNKNLPDTVLISSPARHPSAGFFDPSFSPLPIGDPNRGLENTDAPSYLSDNSFEKRMNLINKFDQKFQKKFKNESVVAYTDFYSQATNLLSSDELKAFDLNEEKAEDRDRYGRNSFGQGCMLARRLVENNVRCVEVTFGGWDMHRDIYDDNILPNKTGILDKALGNLLQDLSDRGLLDETLVVLTTEFGRTPVINQNAGRDHHPGVFSAALMGGGIKGGQFYGKSDKGGQSVETDGVLPADFNATIATALGLPIDKEIFSPNGRPFKVAHDGDPVLKLL; this is encoded by the coding sequence ATGCGAGACTTACTCTCAAAACTGGATGGACAGGGACGTCGGCAGTTTCTTGAATACGCGGCCAAATCCGCACTGGGAGTCAGCGTGCTTCCGATGTTTAATAACATCGTAAACGCAGCTCCCGCCAAGAAAAAAGGTGACAAGACTCAGGGTAAAGGTGGCAAAGCCAAACGCCTGATCTATCTCTACATGGCTGGCGCCATGACTCACCTGGATACTTTCGACCTGAAACCGGGTCACAAGAACCAGGGAGAAACCAAGGGAATCAAAACCAACGTAGCCGGTGCCCAGATTTCCGAACACCTGCCGACCCTGGCAGAAAATTTCGACAAGATGGCCGTCATCAATTCCATGTACACAGAAACCGGTGCCCATGGCCCCGGAGAATACCTGATGCGGACCAGCTACAAGGAAATCGCTTCGACCCGGCACCCCAGCATGGGTCCCTGGATTCAGAAATTCAATGGCCGACAAAACAAGAACCTGCCGGATACCGTACTCATCAGTTCGCCCGCTCGGCACCCCAGCGCCGGTTTCTTCGATCCTTCTTTCAGCCCGCTGCCGATTGGCGATCCCAACCGGGGGCTGGAAAATACCGACGCTCCTTCTTATCTCTCGGATAACTCCTTCGAAAAACGCATGAACCTGATCAACAAATTCGATCAGAAGTTTCAGAAGAAGTTCAAAAACGAGAGCGTAGTCGCCTACACCGACTTCTATTCTCAGGCAACGAACCTGCTGTCCAGCGATGAGCTGAAAGCATTCGACCTGAATGAAGAAAAAGCCGAAGACCGGGACCGCTATGGTCGCAACTCCTTTGGACAGGGTTGTATGCTGGCCCGTCGTCTCGTGGAAAACAATGTCCGCTGTGTTGAAGTCACCTTCGGTGGCTGGGACATGCACCGCGACATTTATGATGATAACATCCTGCCCAACAAGACAGGTATCCTTGATAAAGCACTCGGGAACCTGCTTCAGGATCTCTCCGACCGCGGCCTGCTCGACGAGACCCTCGTCGTGCTCACCACCGAATTCGGTCGAACCCCGGTAATCAACCAGAATGCCGGCCGTGACCATCACCCCGGTGTCTTCTCAGCAGCCCTGATGGGTGGCGGCATCAAGGGTGGTCAGTTCTACGGTAAGTCGGATAAAGGTGGACAAAGTGTCGAAACGGACGGCGTACTTCCGGCTGACTTCAATGCCACCATCGCCACTGCCCTGGGACTTCCCATCGACAAGGAAATTTTCTCCCCCAACGGTCGCCCCTTCAAGGTGGCCCACGATGGCGATCCGGTACTGAAACTGCTCTAA